GACAGAGACGAGTATGTACTACCTATTCGGCGCACTCGTCGGCTGCAAGCACGACGGGAGATGGGGAGTTCGTAGAGTTGTAGAGGTAGCCACGACCGTTTGCGTTAATCACGACCCGGTAGTCGTAATACAGAAATTCGACATGCCCGTTCAGTTTCTCGTGAGAGTAGCTCGGTCGAGAGAAGAGATCGTCCAGTGATTCGGGGGCTATCACCTCGTGCAGTGGCGTGAGATCTAGTGGATCCTCACCGGATCTCTCGGCAACGGCGATAGCTACTGCAACACTCGGTGAATCGAAACTCCTCCAATCGAACGTTACTACCGCGTCAGTG
This region of Halalkalicoccus sp. CGA53 genomic DNA includes:
- a CDS encoding HalOD1 output domain-containing protein; translation: MKEGRDTDAVVTFDWRSFDSPSVAVAIAVAERSGEDPLDLTPLHEVIAPESLDDLFSRPSYSHEKLNGHVEFLYYDYRVVINANGRGYLYNSTNSPSPVVLAADECAE